One genomic region from Salvia hispanica cultivar TCC Black 2014 chromosome 2, UniMelb_Shisp_WGS_1.0, whole genome shotgun sequence encodes:
- the LOC125205346 gene encoding S-adenosylmethionine decarboxylase proenzyme, protein MALTASAIGFEGFEKRLEISFFEPSIFADPEGNGLRSLSKSQIDEILQPAECTIVDSLSNEHVDSYVLSESSLFVYPYKIIIKTCGTTKLLLSIPPILKLAGFLSLSVQDVKYTRGSFIFPGAQSFPHRSFSEEVSVLDGYFGKLGSSGSKAYVMGGSDKQQQWHIYSASAGPSVADNPVYTLEMCMTGLDREKAAVFFKNESNVAAVMTNTSGIRNILPKSRICDFEFEPCGYSMNSIEGDAVSTIHITPEDGFSYASFEAAGYDLKSMNLGALVERVLACFEPKEFSVSVHAQYGAELFEEICFPELKCYNGGERSVEDLGAGGAITYQKFVKSVSCGSPRSTLKCFRDEDDEEEERE, encoded by the coding sequence ATGGCTTTAACTGCTTCTGCAATAGGGTTTGAAGGTTTTGAAAAAAGACtagaaatctcattttttgaACCAAGCATCTTTGCTGATCCTGAGGGTAATGGGCTCCGTTCTCTTTCAAAATCccaaattgatgaaattttacaACCTGCTGAATGCACCATTGTTGATTCATTGTCAAATGAGCATGTGGATTCATATGTCCTCTCTGAGTCCAGCCTTTTTGTTTATCCCTATAAGATCATCATCAAAACCTGTGGGACAACGAAATTGCTTCTGTCGATCCCTCCCATACTCAAGCTGGCTGGGTTCCTTTCTCTTTCTGTTCAAGATGTGAAGTACACGCGTGGAAGCTTCATCTTTCCTGGAGCTCAATCATTCCCGCATCGTTCCTTCTCTGAGGAAGTTTCTGTCCTTGATGGCTATTTTGGAAAGCTTGGTTCAAGTGGAAGCAAAGCCTATGTTATGGGAGGCTCTGATAAGCAACAGCAATGGCACATTTATTCTGCTAGTGCCGGTCCCAGCGTAGCTGATAATCCTGTGTACACACTAGAGATGTGCATGACTGGGTTAGACAGGGAGAAAGCTGCTGTCTTCTTCAAGAATGAGTCCAATGTTGCAGCTGTGATGACCAACACGTCTGGCATAAGAAACATCCTCCCCAAATCACGCATTTGTGACTTTGAGTTCGAGCCCTGCGGTTATTCTATGAACTCAATTGAAGGTGATGCTGTGTCAACCATTCATATTACTCCTGAAGATGGCTTCAGTTACGCGAGCTTTGAAGCAGCGGGCTATGACTTGAAAAGTATGAATCTTGGTGCTCTGGTTGAGAGGGTCTTGGCTTGTTTCGAGCCAAAAGAGTTTTCTGTATCTGTGCATGCTCAATATGGCGCTGAGTTGTTTGAGGAGATCTGTTTCCCGGAGTTGAAGTGTTACAATGGTGGAGAGAGAAGCGTTGAGGATCTGGGTGCTGGTGGTGCGATCACTTATCAGAAATTCGTGAAGTCTGTATCCTGTGGATCTCCGAGGTCCACTCTGAAATGTTTCAGAGATGAAGatgacgaagaagaagaaagggaGTAG
- the LOC125205505 gene encoding choline/ethanolaminephosphotransferase 1, producing the protein MGYIGAHGVAALRKHKYSGVDHSIVSKYVLQPFWTRCVNLFPLWMPPNMITLTGSMFLVTSALLGYIYSPQLDSPPPRWVNFAHGLLLFLYQTFDAVDGKQARRTNSSSPLGELFDHGCDALGCAFEALAFGSTAMCGRNTFWFWVISAVPFYCATWENYFTNTLILPIINGPTEGLLLIYSVHFFTAIVGTEWWAQPFGKSIPFSSWVPIVNEMPMYNAALFMMIVFAVIPTVLFNVYNVYKIVRAKKGSMLLALAMLYPFALLLGGVLFWDYLSPLDLLGNYPHLVILGIGLSFGFLVGRMILAHICDEPKGLKTSMCMSLLYLPFAIANALTASLNDGVPLVDEFWVLLGFFAYSVVLYMHFVTSIVHEITTALGIYCFRITRKEA; encoded by the exons ATGGGATACATCGGAGCTCATGGAGTTGCGGCGTTGCGGAAGCACAAGTATAGCGGAGTTGATCACTCCATAGTGTCCAAATACGTGCTGCAGCCTTTCTGGACCCGCTGCGTCAACTTGTTCCCTCTATGGATGCC ACCTAACATG ATTACACTTACAGGATCAATGTTTTTGGTTACATCTGCATTGCTTGGATAT ATATATTCACCTCAACTGGATTCACCTCCTCCAAGATGGGTTAATTTTGCCCACGGATTACTGCTCTTCTTATACCAA ACTTTTGACGCTGTTGATGGAAAGCAAGCAAGAAGAACAAATTCTTCTAGTCCATTGGGAGAACTTTTTGACCATG GCTGTGATGCTCTTGGGTGTGCG TTTGAGGCCTTGGCCTTTGGAAGCACTGCCATGTGTGGTAGGAATACTTTTTGGTTCTGGGTTATATCAGCTGTCCCTTTCTACTGTGCTACATGGGAGAA CTATTTCACCAATACGCTTATTCTTCCCATCATTAATGGACCTACTGAAGGCCTTCTGCTGATATACTCTGTCCATTTTTTCACTGCTATTGTTG GTACTGAGTGGTGGGCCCAGCCGTTTGGAAAATCCATCCCATTCTCCAGCTGGGTTCCGATTGTAAATG AAATGCCGATGTATAACGCCGCATTGTTCATGATGATAGTCTTTGCAGTTATACCTACAgttttattcaa TGTGTACAATGTTTATAAGATTGTTCGAGCAAAAAAAGGGAGCATGCTGCTAGCTTTGGCAATG CTTTACCCATTTGCTCTTCTACTGGGTGGAGTTCTTTTCTG GGACTATCTGTCTCCTCTTGATTTACTGGGCAACTACCCACACCTCGTCATATTGGGTATTGGTTTGTCATTCGGGTTCCTTGTG GGAAGGATGATTCTCGCTCATATATGTGACGAACCCAAGGGCTTGAAGACAAGCATGTGCATG TCGCTGTTATATCTTCCTTTTGCCATAGCAAATGCACTCACTGCCAGTCTAAATGATGG GGTTCCTCTCGTTGACGAGTTCTGGGTTCTGCTTGGTTTCTTTGCTTACTCAG TGGTGCTATATATGCATTTCGTAACATCCATCGTTCATGAAATAACAACAGCTCTGGGAATTTACTGCTTCAG GATAACTAGAAAAGAAGCCTAA
- the LOC125205506 gene encoding uncharacterized protein LOC125205506 encodes MSVLKINLHLHPHRHQLTLRPPKPHFLFLTSGEQCVKPSPPVVGLFYSSSTKHVRHPRFNAAASFSIKKDKDEEEIEDFEEYLAVDGQVYQKTLRLVECAMFAAVSALAFLLSNSLAIEKYFACFFALPIVLSTMRWGIAAGRKTMVATTVLLFVLSGPVKAITYLLLHGFLGFTMGTLWRSKANWRTSVSLCASVRAIGALANVVIASYLIGENILALITINVHALVTYVLSSIGIIAVPSMNLIYCIFGFLLLLNCGFFVFLLHLLYSIFLTRLGLKASLKLPKWLEAAI; translated from the exons atgagTGTCCTCAAAATCAACCTCCACCTTCATCCCCACCGCCACCAGCTCACCCTCCGGCCGCCGAAGCCCCACTTCCTTTTCCTCACATCCGGTGAACAGTGCGTTAAGCCTTCGCCTCCCGTTGTCGGACTTTTCTACTCATCATCCACCAAGCATGTCAGGCATCCCAGGTTCAATGCGGCGGCTTCGTTTTCGATCAAAAAGGATAAAGAcgaagaagaaattgaagattttGAGGAATACCTAGCGGTAGACGGCCAAGTCTATCAGAAGACGTTAAGATTGGTGGAGTGCGCAATGTTTGCCGCTGTTTCCGCTTTAGCTTTTCTATTGAGTAACTCTCTCGCCATTGAG AAATATTTTGCCTGTTTCTTTGCTTTGCCAATCGTACTGTCCACTATGAGATGGGGTATTGCAGCTGGCCGCAAAACAATG GTCGCAACAACTGTGCTATTATTTGTCCTATCTGGTCCGGTGAAAGCAATTACATATTTG TTATTGCATGGTTTTCTGGGCTTCACCATGGGCACCTTGTGGAG GTCAAAGGCAAATTGGCGTACCTCAGTTTCCTTGTGCGCAAGT GTTCGAGCTATAGGAGCTCTGGCTAATGTTGTCATCGCCTCATATTTAATCGGAGAGAATATACTAGCATTG ATTACGATAAATGTTCATGCCCTCGTCACGTACGTCCTCTCATCCATAGGCATCATTGCAGTTCCTTCGATGAATCTCATATACTGCATCTTTGGGTTTCTG CTTTTGCTGAACTGCGGTTTCTTTGTGTTCTTGCTGCATCTTTTGTATTCCATATTCTTGACAAGGCTTGGTTTGAAGGCTTCACTTAAACTGCCAAAATGGCTGGAGGCTGCAATATAA
- the LOC125205689 gene encoding THO complex subunit 5A isoform X1, giving the protein MEVTMAEPGEILPERNVDMEALYDMLRQSKGSTEEIVAKMLAVKKEAQPKSQLRELITQTLLNFVTLRQANRSILIEEDRIKAESERAKAPVDLTTLQLHNLMYEKNHYVKAIKACKDFKTKYPDIELVPEEEFFRDAPEEIKSPELSTDSAHNLMLKRLNYELSQRKELCRLREKLELQKKALQETITNRKKFLLSLPSHLKALKKASLPVQNQLGVLHTKKLKQLQLAELLPPPLYVIYSQLLAQKEAFEENIELEITGSIKDAQAFARQLANKDSAASANSENSKLEDDVPDEEDDGQRRRKRPKKVSSKENLEQSGIYQNHPLKVILHINDDDASDSNSTKLITLKFEFLIKLDVVCVGVEGSEEPPENNILCNLFPDDTGLELPQQSAKLSFGSSLSFDERRASRPYKWAQHLAGIDFLPEVSPLLSVSEESNRETTKHPSVSAGLSVYRQQNRVQTVVQRIRARRKAQLALAELLDSLGNLKWPTLTCESIPWATHTPRCKLHGWSFIPTAGNNSGSFSVADAEQGQDLKNTDAHNKTGASKEDMETLKEDGELPSLLPVATAVNDDAKLTPSKGSEFEHSGRLSLISASIVSPLKNKGKSPSFKRQEDDIDLMLESENEDEPIQLEDLSDLSRQEGPVVVDNAWADYGVKGYTLELVQKLDNDDKIMILKAKIKISKEYPLRPPHFELSLYNSFQGKNKSETICSEFSNELSAMEAEVNIHLMRMVPLDEENIVLGHQVLCLAMLFDFFFNDGNLSCERRYNSVLDVGLCKPINGELVSRSFRGRDRRKMISWKERSCTSGYPY; this is encoded by the exons ATGGAAGTGACAATGGCGGAGCCCGGCGAAATACTGCCGGAGCGAAACGTCGACATGGAGGCGCTGTATGATATGCTGCGTCAGAGCAAGGGTTCTACGGAGGAGATCGTCGCCAAAATGTTGGCTGTTAAAAAAGAAGCTCAACCCAAATCCCAGCTCCGAGAACTTATTACTCAGACTCTCCTTAATTTTGTTACTCTGCGTCAG GCTAATAGGTCCATCTTGATTGAAGAAGATCGTATTAAAGCAGAATCTGAGCGTGCTAAGGCACCTGTAGACTTGACAACCTTGCAGCTTCACAACTTGATGTACGAGAAAAATCACTATGTCAAAGCAATAAAGGCATGCAAGGATTTTAAGACGAAGTATCCTGACATTGAACTTGTACCCGAGGAAGAATTCTTTAGAGATGCACcggaagaaattaaaagccCTGAATTATCAACTGATAGTGCTCATAATTTGATGCTCAAAAGGCTCAACTACGAGCTCAGCCAG CGCAAAGAGCTATGCAGGCTGCGTGAAAAATTGGAACTACAAAAGAAAGCTCTCCAAGAGACAATTACTAACAGGAAAAAGTTCTTGTTGAGTCTCCCTTCTCACCTTAAGGCCCTCAAGAAAGCATCATTGCCCGTGCAGAATCAGTTAGGGGTTCTGCACACCAAGAAGCTAAAACAGCTTCAGTTAGCAGAGTTACTTCCACCTCCTCTTTATGTTATATACTCTCAGCTTCTCGCTCAGAAGGAAGCCTTTGAAGAGAATATTGAACTAGAGATAACGGGAAGTATAAAGGACGCACAAGCGTTTGCTCGTCAGCTAGCTAACAAGGACTCTG CTGCCTCAGCAAATTCAGAGAACTCCAAGCTAGAGGATGATGTGCCGGATGAGGAAGATGATGGTCAAAGGAGGAGAAAGCGGCCAAAGAAGGTTTCTAGCAAGGAGAATCTTGAACAATCTGGAATATATCAGAATCATCCCCTTAAAGTTATCCTCCACATAAATGACGATGATGCTTCAGACTCGAACTCGACTAAACTCATCACCTTGAAGTTTgagtttttaataaaattggatGTTGTATGTGTAGGGGTTGAGGGTTCTGAAGAACCCCCTGAAAATAATATCTTGTGCAACTTATTTCCAGATGACACTGGCTTGGAGCTCCCTCAGCAG TCAGCTAAGCTCTCTTTTGGTAGTTCTCTTTCATTTGATGAAAGAAGAGCTTCAAGGCCGTACAAATGGGCGCAGCATTTGGCTGGCATTGATTTTTTGCCAGAGGTGTCACCTCTGCTTTCAGTCTCTGAAGAATCAAATCGTGAAACAACTAAGCATCCTTCTGTTTCAGCGGGTCTGTCAGTTTATCGTCAGCAAAACAGGGTGCAGACTGTCGTACAAAGAATTCGTGCCAGGAGAAAGGCTCAGCTGGCTCTTGC GGAATTACTCGACTCACTAGGGAACCTTAAATGGCCAACTCTGACCTGTGAGAGTATCCCATGggccacacacacaccacgCTGCAAATTGCATGGCTGGTCGTTCATACCTACTGCTGGCAATAATTCTGGATCTTTTTCTGTTGCTGATGCTGAACAAGGTcaggatttaaaaaatactgaTGCACATAATAAAACTGGGGCCTCCAAAGAGGATATGGAGACTCTAAAAGAGGATGGAGAGCTCCCATCTTTGCTTCCAGTTGCTACTGCTGTTAATGATGATGCTAAACTAACACCTTCCAAAGGATCTGAATTTGAGCATTCTGGAAGGCTGAGTTTGATTTCAGCAAGTATCGTATCTCCTCTAAAAAACAAGGGGAAGTCGCCAAGTTTTAAAAGGCAAGAGGATGACATTGATCTCATGCTGGAATCTGAAAATGAGGATGAGCCAATCCAGTTAGAGGATCTGTCTGATTTATCACGACAGGAGGGACCAGTAGTCGTAGACAATGCATGGGCTGATTATGGGGTCAAAGGATATACTCTTGAGCTAGTCCAGAAGTTGGATAATGATGATAAGATCATGATACTCAAAGCTAAG ATAAAGATTAGTAAGGAATATCCTCTGAGGCCTCCTCACTTTGAGCTGAGTCTGTATAATTCATTTCAAGGGAAGAATAAATCTGAAACCATATGCTCCGAGTTTTCCAATGAACTTTCTGCAATGGAAGCAGAG GTCAACATTCACCTTATGAGAATGGTACCTTTGGATGAAGAAAATATTGTCCTAGGTCACCAGGTTCTTTGCCTTGCAATGTTATTcgatttcttcttcaatgatGGGAACCTGTCTTGTGAGCGGAGGTATAATTCAGTTCTGGATGTTGGTTTGTGCAAGCCAATAAATGGTGAGCTCGTCTCTCGATCCTTTAGAGGTAGGGATCGTAGGAAGATGATTTCTTGGAAGGAGAGGAGCTGCACTTCTGGCTACCCTTACTAA
- the LOC125205689 gene encoding THO complex subunit 5A isoform X2, which yields MEVTMAEPGEILPERNVDMEALYDMLRQSKGSTEEIVAKMLAVKKEAQPKSQLRELITQTLLNFVTLRQANRSILIEEDRIKAESERAKAPVDLTTLQLHNLMYEKNHYVKAIKACKDFKTKYPDIELVPEEEFFRDAPEEIKSPELSTDSAHNLMLKRLNYELSQRKELCRLREKLELQKKALQETITNRKKFLLSLPSHLKALKKASLPVQNQLGVLHTKKLKQLQLAELLPPPLYVIYSQLLAQKEAFEENIELEITGSIKDAQAFARQLANKDSAASANSENSKLEDDVPDEEDDGQRRRKRPKKVSSKENLEQSGIYQNHPLKVILHINDDDASDSNSTKLITLKFEFLIKLDVVCVGVEGSEEPPENNILCNLFPDDTGLELPQQSAKLSFGSSLSFDERRASRPYKWAQHLAGIDFLPEVSPLLSVSEESNRETTKHPSVSAGLSVYRQQNRVQTVVQRIRARRKAQLALAELLDSLGNLKWPTLTCESIPWATHTPRCKLHGWSFIPTAGNNSGSFSVADAEQGSEFEHSGRLSLISASIVSPLKNKGKSPSFKRQEDDIDLMLESENEDEPIQLEDLSDLSRQEGPVVVDNAWADYGVKGYTLELVQKLDNDDKIMILKAKIKISKEYPLRPPHFELSLYNSFQGKNKSETICSEFSNELSAMEAEVNIHLMRMVPLDEENIVLGHQVLCLAMLFDFFFNDGNLSCERRYNSVLDVGLCKPINGELVSRSFRGRDRRKMISWKERSCTSGYPY from the exons ATGGAAGTGACAATGGCGGAGCCCGGCGAAATACTGCCGGAGCGAAACGTCGACATGGAGGCGCTGTATGATATGCTGCGTCAGAGCAAGGGTTCTACGGAGGAGATCGTCGCCAAAATGTTGGCTGTTAAAAAAGAAGCTCAACCCAAATCCCAGCTCCGAGAACTTATTACTCAGACTCTCCTTAATTTTGTTACTCTGCGTCAG GCTAATAGGTCCATCTTGATTGAAGAAGATCGTATTAAAGCAGAATCTGAGCGTGCTAAGGCACCTGTAGACTTGACAACCTTGCAGCTTCACAACTTGATGTACGAGAAAAATCACTATGTCAAAGCAATAAAGGCATGCAAGGATTTTAAGACGAAGTATCCTGACATTGAACTTGTACCCGAGGAAGAATTCTTTAGAGATGCACcggaagaaattaaaagccCTGAATTATCAACTGATAGTGCTCATAATTTGATGCTCAAAAGGCTCAACTACGAGCTCAGCCAG CGCAAAGAGCTATGCAGGCTGCGTGAAAAATTGGAACTACAAAAGAAAGCTCTCCAAGAGACAATTACTAACAGGAAAAAGTTCTTGTTGAGTCTCCCTTCTCACCTTAAGGCCCTCAAGAAAGCATCATTGCCCGTGCAGAATCAGTTAGGGGTTCTGCACACCAAGAAGCTAAAACAGCTTCAGTTAGCAGAGTTACTTCCACCTCCTCTTTATGTTATATACTCTCAGCTTCTCGCTCAGAAGGAAGCCTTTGAAGAGAATATTGAACTAGAGATAACGGGAAGTATAAAGGACGCACAAGCGTTTGCTCGTCAGCTAGCTAACAAGGACTCTG CTGCCTCAGCAAATTCAGAGAACTCCAAGCTAGAGGATGATGTGCCGGATGAGGAAGATGATGGTCAAAGGAGGAGAAAGCGGCCAAAGAAGGTTTCTAGCAAGGAGAATCTTGAACAATCTGGAATATATCAGAATCATCCCCTTAAAGTTATCCTCCACATAAATGACGATGATGCTTCAGACTCGAACTCGACTAAACTCATCACCTTGAAGTTTgagtttttaataaaattggatGTTGTATGTGTAGGGGTTGAGGGTTCTGAAGAACCCCCTGAAAATAATATCTTGTGCAACTTATTTCCAGATGACACTGGCTTGGAGCTCCCTCAGCAG TCAGCTAAGCTCTCTTTTGGTAGTTCTCTTTCATTTGATGAAAGAAGAGCTTCAAGGCCGTACAAATGGGCGCAGCATTTGGCTGGCATTGATTTTTTGCCAGAGGTGTCACCTCTGCTTTCAGTCTCTGAAGAATCAAATCGTGAAACAACTAAGCATCCTTCTGTTTCAGCGGGTCTGTCAGTTTATCGTCAGCAAAACAGGGTGCAGACTGTCGTACAAAGAATTCGTGCCAGGAGAAAGGCTCAGCTGGCTCTTGC GGAATTACTCGACTCACTAGGGAACCTTAAATGGCCAACTCTGACCTGTGAGAGTATCCCATGggccacacacacaccacgCTGCAAATTGCATGGCTGGTCGTTCATACCTACTGCTGGCAATAATTCTGGATCTTTTTCTGTTGCTGATGCTGAACAAG GATCTGAATTTGAGCATTCTGGAAGGCTGAGTTTGATTTCAGCAAGTATCGTATCTCCTCTAAAAAACAAGGGGAAGTCGCCAAGTTTTAAAAGGCAAGAGGATGACATTGATCTCATGCTGGAATCTGAAAATGAGGATGAGCCAATCCAGTTAGAGGATCTGTCTGATTTATCACGACAGGAGGGACCAGTAGTCGTAGACAATGCATGGGCTGATTATGGGGTCAAAGGATATACTCTTGAGCTAGTCCAGAAGTTGGATAATGATGATAAGATCATGATACTCAAAGCTAAG ATAAAGATTAGTAAGGAATATCCTCTGAGGCCTCCTCACTTTGAGCTGAGTCTGTATAATTCATTTCAAGGGAAGAATAAATCTGAAACCATATGCTCCGAGTTTTCCAATGAACTTTCTGCAATGGAAGCAGAG GTCAACATTCACCTTATGAGAATGGTACCTTTGGATGAAGAAAATATTGTCCTAGGTCACCAGGTTCTTTGCCTTGCAATGTTATTcgatttcttcttcaatgatGGGAACCTGTCTTGTGAGCGGAGGTATAATTCAGTTCTGGATGTTGGTTTGTGCAAGCCAATAAATGGTGAGCTCGTCTCTCGATCCTTTAGAGGTAGGGATCGTAGGAAGATGATTTCTTGGAAGGAGAGGAGCTGCACTTCTGGCTACCCTTACTAA
- the LOC125204736 gene encoding uncharacterized protein LOC125204736 encodes MREKGKAAVEAFTADDPEFNYSAASELPCRKHPSSSSVGICAHCLKDRLVKLVCSECGEQRLSSCSCSDVSSSHRNSCSTMEVGSVGRVSFLIENDKTDQPPKPAREDRSEQVIFLRRSASSCVEVKKTNGFWRIKRLFRKRRKGRGRSGEFSDEIWASDAMGVSRSRSLCSFRGGGGADEMMSDCALSSAKISDVTSGIFLDLDRQFGFFNDSEAAPRRSGFRGVEQFDRTYSLPNRSVFPAKESDFSAMDESAFIDLKVDLSAPETKEGGFANMKSCGGASGITMSDRGLKRGGVSHKVWKWIFKYPPANKKERK; translated from the coding sequence ATGAGAGAGAAAGGCAAAGCGGCGGTTGAGGCTTTCACCGCCGACGATCCCGAATTCAACTACTCCGCCGCGTCGGAGCTGCCGTGCAGGAAGCATCCGAGTTCTTCGTCGGTGGGGATATGCGCTCACTGCCTCAAGGACAGGCTGGTGAAGCTGGTCTGCTCGGAATGCGGCGAGCAGCGCCTCTCGTCCTGCTCCTGCTCCGACGTCTCCTCCTCGCACCGCAACTCCTGCAGCACCATGGAGGTCGGCAGCGTCGGGAGGGTCTCGTTTCTAATCGAGAACGACAAGACCGATCAGCCTCCCAAGCCTGCGCGGGAGGACAGATCGGAGCAGGTCATATTCCTGCGGCGGAGCGCCAGCAGCTGCGTCGAGGTGAAGAAGACCAACGGATTCTGGCGGATCAAGCGCCTGTTCCGAAAGAGGAGGAAGGGGCGGGGTAGAAGCGGCGAATTTTCCGACGAGATTTGGGCGTCCGACGCCATGGGGGTTTCTCGATCGAGATCGCTCTGCAGTTTCagaggcggcggaggcgcCGATGAGATGATGAGCGATTGCGCGCTGTCGAGCGCTAAAATCTCCGACGTCACGAGCGGGATCTTCCTCGATCTCGACAGGCAATTCGGATTCTTCAACGATTCGGAGGCGGCGCCGCGGCGGAGCGGGTTCAGAGGTGTGGAACAGTTTGATCGGACGTATAGCTTGCCGAATAGGAGCGTATTTCCGGCGAAGGAGAGCGATTTCAGCGCCATGGATGAGTCGGCGTTTATAGATTTGAAGGTGGATTTGTCGGCGCCGGAGACGAAGGAGGGGGGATTTGCAAATATGAAGAGTTGTGGGGGGGCTAGCGGGATTACGATGAGTGATAGGGGGCTGAAGCGAGGGGGGGTGTCCCACAAAGTGTGGAAATGGATATTCAAGTATCCTCCTGCAAATAAGAAGGaaagaaaatga